In the Brucella anthropi ATCC 49188 genome, one interval contains:
- a CDS encoding haloacid dehalogenase type II: MSHSSYVFDAYGTLFDVHSAVRRHADKAGPDGRAFSELWRAKQLEYSWVLSLMGAYSDFWKLTEESLDFAFARYPSVDPALRNDLLDAYWKLDCYPEVPAALKSLKEKGARLAILSNGSPAMLESAVRSAALDVLLDDVISVDEVRKYKTAPAVYELITLQWRLYPSAISFQSSNRWDVAGAVRFGMRGVWINRTNQPDEYKQFAPALILPSLQLLD, translated from the coding sequence GTGTCCCACAGTTCTTATGTCTTCGACGCTTATGGCACATTATTCGATGTCCATTCGGCGGTGCGGCGACATGCAGACAAAGCCGGGCCGGACGGCCGGGCATTTTCCGAACTGTGGCGGGCCAAGCAGCTCGAATATTCCTGGGTGCTCAGCCTGATGGGTGCCTATAGCGATTTCTGGAAACTCACCGAGGAGTCGCTCGATTTCGCATTCGCGCGTTACCCGTCCGTAGATCCGGCACTGCGCAATGATTTGCTCGATGCCTATTGGAAGCTCGATTGCTATCCGGAAGTGCCCGCTGCTCTCAAAAGCCTGAAGGAGAAGGGCGCACGGCTTGCGATCCTTTCCAATGGTTCGCCCGCCATGCTCGAATCCGCAGTGCGTTCGGCAGCGCTCGACGTCCTGCTGGACGACGTGATTTCGGTTGATGAAGTCAGGAAATACAAGACTGCCCCGGCGGTCTATGAGCTCATCACTCTGCAATGGCGGCTTTATCCTTCCGCAATCTCGTTCCAGTCCTCGAACCGCTGGGACGTGGCAGGGGCGGTGCGGTTCGGCATGCGCGGGGTCTGGATCAATCGGACCAACCAGCCCGACGAATATAAACAGTTTGCTCCGGCACTGATTCTGCCAAGCCTTCAGTTGCTTGATTGA
- a CDS encoding superoxide dismutase — protein MAFELPALPYDYDALAPFMSRETLELHHDKHHQAYVTNGNKLLEGSGLEGKSLEEIVKESYGKNQGLFNNAGQHYNHILFWKWMKKNGGGKKLPGKLEKAIESDLGGYDKFRADFIAAGVGQFGSGWAWLSVKDGKLEISKTPNGENPLVHGATPILGVDVWEHSYYVDYRNLRPKYLEAFVDSLINWEFVEELYEKA, from the coding sequence ATGGCTTTCGAACTGCCCGCCCTGCCGTATGACTATGACGCCCTTGCGCCTTTCATGTCGCGCGAGACGCTTGAACTTCATCACGACAAGCACCATCAGGCCTATGTCACCAACGGCAACAAGCTGCTCGAAGGCTCCGGCCTCGAAGGCAAGAGCCTAGAAGAGATCGTCAAGGAAAGCTACGGCAAGAACCAGGGCCTCTTCAACAATGCCGGCCAGCACTACAACCACATCCTGTTCTGGAAGTGGATGAAGAAGAACGGTGGCGGCAAGAAGCTGCCGGGCAAGCTTGAAAAGGCAATCGAGTCCGATCTTGGCGGCTATGACAAGTTCCGGGCGGATTTCATCGCTGCCGGCGTCGGCCAGTTCGGTTCAGGCTGGGCCTGGCTGTCAGTCAAGGACGGCAAGCTTGAAATCTCCAAGACCCCGAACGGCGAAAACCCGCTGGTTCATGGCGCAACGCCGATCCTCGGCGTCGACGTGTGGGAACATTCCTACTATGTCGATTATCGAAATCTGCGTCCGAAGTACCTCGAGGCCTTCGTCGATAGCCTCATCAATTGGGAATTCGTCGAAGAACTGTACGAAAAGGCCTGA
- a CDS encoding CynX/NimT family MFS transporter: protein MSHTNTGLSEAAESEAIFQPEALVDAEADSVPPPPVQQPPSKAMRILLGLSLVLIAANLRPVFSSVSVLLPEIIDATGMSSVAAGILTTLPVVCLGVFAPFAPRLAQRFGAERVLLFVLVVLTVGTAIRGFGSFYSLYIGAALAGAAIATGNVLLPGVVKRDFPKTAAIMTGLYTMALCGGAASAAGFTIPIKGMLGGSWNLALAFWAVPAAVVLLLWLPQAMRAKHNVAHSGFKVIGLWKDKLAWQVTLFMGLQSSTAYIVFGWLAPILREQGLSPAAAGGLVSFSILAQVITCLAVPSIATRQKNQSLLNVILCACAALPLIGFLYLPLWTYWGLAVIQGIGQGGLIAAAMMVIVLRAPDSHTAAHLSGMAQCVGYTLAAIGPLIVGLIHSATGSFTACGLFFAVLGLGAAIAGWGAGRAQHVGVQVIKE, encoded by the coding sequence ATGAGCCACACGAACACAGGCCTGTCGGAAGCGGCAGAAAGCGAGGCGATATTTCAGCCCGAGGCGCTGGTCGACGCTGAGGCGGACAGCGTTCCGCCGCCGCCAGTCCAGCAACCGCCAAGCAAGGCGATGCGCATTTTGCTGGGTCTGAGCCTCGTGCTGATCGCCGCCAATCTGCGACCGGTATTTTCCAGCGTTTCCGTGCTTTTGCCGGAAATCATCGATGCCACCGGCATGTCATCCGTTGCAGCCGGTATCCTGACCACGTTGCCGGTTGTCTGCCTTGGCGTCTTTGCGCCATTCGCACCACGGCTGGCGCAGCGTTTCGGCGCCGAACGCGTTCTGCTTTTCGTGCTGGTCGTGCTGACTGTCGGCACCGCCATTCGCGGCTTCGGTTCGTTCTATTCGCTTTATATTGGCGCAGCATTGGCCGGTGCCGCAATTGCTACTGGCAACGTGCTGCTTCCGGGCGTCGTCAAGCGTGATTTCCCGAAAACTGCGGCCATCATGACCGGTCTTTATACGATGGCGCTATGCGGCGGCGCTGCCTCCGCGGCCGGATTCACCATTCCCATCAAGGGGATGCTCGGCGGTTCCTGGAATCTTGCTCTGGCATTCTGGGCTGTTCCGGCGGCAGTCGTTCTGCTGTTGTGGCTGCCGCAGGCCATGCGTGCGAAACACAATGTCGCCCATTCGGGTTTCAAGGTGATCGGCTTGTGGAAGGATAAGCTGGCCTGGCAGGTAACCCTGTTCATGGGTCTGCAATCCTCCACCGCCTACATCGTTTTCGGATGGCTGGCGCCGATCCTGCGCGAACAGGGCCTGAGCCCGGCAGCGGCCGGCGGTCTGGTCTCTTTTTCGATCCTGGCTCAGGTCATCACCTGTCTCGCGGTACCGTCGATTGCTACCCGCCAGAAGAACCAGAGCCTGCTCAATGTCATTCTCTGCGCTTGTGCGGCCTTGCCGCTGATCGGCTTTCTCTATCTGCCGCTATGGACCTATTGGGGACTGGCGGTCATTCAGGGCATCGGGCAGGGCGGTCTGATCGCCGCCGCCATGATGGTGATCGTGCTGCGGGCGCCGGACTCACACACGGCGGCGCATCTGTCCGGCATGGCGCAGTGCGTCGGCTATACGCTTGCCGCAATCGGCCCGCTCATCGTCGGGCTGATCCACAGCGCAACGGGCAGCTTTACCGCCTGTGGTCTTTTCTTCGCTGTGTTGGGGCTGGGGGCTGCCATCGCCGGATGGGGAGCCGGGCGCGCGCAACATGTAGGTGTGCAGGTAATCAAGGAATAG
- a CDS encoding FadR/GntR family transcriptional regulator yields the protein MKAISRKTLTDSATQALRGEITSGRWTIGDQLPNEAALSATLDVSRGTVREAVRALVAQGMLETRQGSGTYVRSTTDTARSLDRIRHTSLRDRFETRAVLETEAARLAALRIKPKGIVHLEKMLAQRGNRDELDRATFVARDFAFHEAIVAASGNSALIEVYAFFSASIRESIEATLDGELPEPNHEAHRQIVEAIASGDPDQAGATVRRFMAPLIEELERLLAS from the coding sequence ATGAAGGCAATATCCCGCAAGACATTGACGGATTCGGCCACGCAGGCATTGCGCGGAGAAATCACGTCGGGACGCTGGACGATAGGCGACCAGTTGCCAAATGAAGCAGCACTTTCCGCAACGCTCGATGTCAGTCGCGGCACGGTGCGGGAAGCTGTGCGGGCGCTGGTGGCACAGGGAATGCTGGAAACCCGGCAGGGTTCGGGAACATATGTCCGTTCCACTACCGACACGGCACGCAGCCTCGACCGCATCCGCCATACCAGCCTGCGCGACCGCTTTGAGACCCGGGCAGTTCTCGAAACGGAAGCCGCACGTCTGGCCGCCTTACGCATCAAGCCGAAGGGGATTGTGCATCTGGAGAAAATGCTGGCACAACGCGGCAATCGCGATGAACTCGACCGGGCAACGTTCGTGGCCCGAGACTTTGCCTTTCATGAGGCCATCGTCGCTGCCTCGGGCAACAGCGCACTGATCGAGGTCTATGCCTTTTTCTCCGCCTCCATTCGCGAATCCATAGAAGCTACGCTCGACGGCGAACTGCCCGAGCCAAACCATGAGGCGCACCGCCAGATCGTTGAAGCTATCGCTTCGGGCGATCCTGACCAGGCCGGTGCAACGGTTCGCCGCTTCATGGCGCCCCTGATTGAAGAACTTGAAAGGTTGCTGGCATCATGA
- a CDS encoding magnesium transporter CorA family protein produces the protein MITLYSLSGDHLEQVEVEPGTPLPENVIWIDLFAPGVNEDSIVEAWMGISIPTREDMTEIEESSRFYTETGAQYLTVPILHAVDLDHRELAPVTFILHGSRLITVRYANPKSFSTYILRSTKPGNGLISAKCSGLSIMLGITEATTNRLADILEGVAGKIDAASHSIYRRQPKARPMTTEDFRHILTQIGGQGTFLSRMRESLAGISRMLVYLSAINNPAAGKKETRSWIKSLERDTQSLTAYVDFLSNKVTFLLDTIVGLISVEQNAIIKIFSVAAVGFMPPTLVASIYGMNFSFMPELQSPWGYPMALGLMIASALLPLYYFRRKGWL, from the coding sequence ATGATCACACTTTACAGCCTTTCCGGAGACCACCTCGAACAAGTGGAAGTAGAGCCCGGTACTCCGTTGCCCGAGAATGTGATCTGGATCGATCTGTTTGCTCCCGGCGTCAACGAAGACAGTATTGTCGAGGCATGGATGGGCATTTCAATCCCGACCCGCGAAGACATGACGGAGATCGAGGAATCGAGCCGCTTCTATACGGAAACCGGCGCACAATATCTCACCGTGCCTATCCTGCACGCGGTCGATCTCGACCATCGCGAGCTTGCTCCGGTCACCTTCATTCTGCACGGATCACGGCTGATAACCGTGCGCTATGCCAATCCGAAATCGTTCAGCACCTATATCCTCCGTTCGACCAAGCCGGGCAACGGGCTGATATCAGCCAAGTGCTCGGGCCTGTCGATCATGCTTGGCATCACCGAAGCCACCACGAACCGGCTTGCCGATATTCTGGAAGGCGTGGCGGGCAAAATCGATGCGGCCTCGCACTCCATCTATCGCCGCCAGCCGAAAGCCCGCCCGATGACGACGGAGGATTTCCGTCACATACTGACCCAGATCGGTGGACAGGGAACATTTCTCTCGCGAATGCGCGAAAGTCTGGCGGGGATCAGCCGCATGCTGGTCTATCTGTCGGCCATCAACAATCCCGCAGCCGGCAAGAAGGAAACGCGCAGCTGGATCAAGTCGCTGGAACGCGACACGCAATCCCTGACCGCCTATGTGGATTTTCTGTCCAACAAGGTCACATTCCTTCTCGATACGATCGTTGGTCTGATTTCGGTAGAACAGAACGCCATCATCAAGATTTTCTCTGTGGCGGCGGTCGGTTTCATGCCGCCGACGCTAGTGGCTTCCATCTACGGCATGAACTTTTCCTTCATGCCGGAGCTGCAATCGCCATGGGGTTATCCGATGGCGCTTGGTCTGATGATCGCCTCCGCCCTGCTGCCGCTTTACTATTTCCGCCGAAAGGGTTGGCTGTAG
- a CDS encoding AbrB/MazE/SpoVT family DNA-binding domain-containing protein, producing the protein MNVTLRKIGNSDGVIIPKEVLEQLNVQTGDTLVLTADKDGLRLSRSTEDPEVFEKKMKIARERMKKYETAYRVLAQ; encoded by the coding sequence ATGAACGTAACCCTGCGCAAGATCGGCAATTCCGACGGTGTGATCATCCCAAAGGAAGTGCTGGAGCAGTTGAACGTGCAAACTGGCGACACTCTGGTCCTGACCGCAGACAAGGATGGACTGAGACTGTCCAGGAGCACGGAAGATCCGGAGGTCTTCGAGAAGAAAATGAAGATTGCCCGAGAGCGGATGAAAAAATATGAGACCGCTTATCGCGTGCTCGCTCAATGA
- a CDS encoding type II toxin-antitoxin system death-on-curing family toxin: protein MIDFHSRAFIEALHQEQLRLHGGAAGIRDSGLHDSALARPLQKEAYGDPDIFDLAAAYLFGVLKNHPFVDGNKRTGLAAADLFLYFNGFSLEAVQEDIIQLVLMVSTSEIDEAGAAAFFRDHTVAIDED, encoded by the coding sequence ATGATCGACTTTCATTCGCGGGCTTTCATAGAAGCGCTGCATCAGGAGCAGTTGCGTCTGCATGGTGGTGCAGCGGGTATTCGCGATTCCGGTTTGCATGATTCAGCGCTTGCGCGTCCGTTGCAAAAGGAAGCCTATGGCGATCCGGATATCTTCGATCTGGCGGCGGCCTATCTGTTCGGTGTGCTGAAGAACCACCCTTTCGTGGACGGCAACAAGAGAACTGGACTGGCTGCCGCTGACTTGTTTCTTTATTTCAACGGCTTCAGTCTTGAAGCCGTACAGGAAGACATTATTCAGCTCGTCCTGATGGTTTCGACGAGTGAAATCGATGAAGCCGGCGCAGCAGCGTTTTTCCGTGACCATACTGTCGCTATAGACGAAGACTAA
- a CDS encoding GreA/GreB family elongation factor yields the protein MSRAFTKEQDDAPTDLGERPVSPHRNLVTPTGLTMIEDEIARLQRELADANVAGERSAIARISRDLRYWTTRRENAELSVPVPDSDVVRFGMTVELENLDDGKVRRWTIVGEDEADPSNGKISHVAPVAILLFGKPVGDVVKINNVEWEIVSLKIV from the coding sequence ATGAGCAGAGCTTTCACCAAAGAACAGGACGATGCGCCGACCGACCTCGGCGAGCGTCCGGTCAGCCCGCATCGCAATCTCGTCACGCCGACGGGCTTGACGATGATCGAGGATGAAATCGCCCGGCTGCAGCGTGAGCTGGCGGACGCCAATGTCGCGGGCGAGCGTTCAGCGATCGCACGTATCTCGCGCGATCTGCGTTACTGGACGACACGGCGCGAAAATGCAGAACTTTCCGTGCCTGTTCCCGACAGTGATGTCGTGCGTTTCGGCATGACGGTGGAACTGGAAAATCTGGACGACGGCAAGGTTCGCCGCTGGACCATCGTGGGCGAGGACGAGGCCGACCCATCAAACGGCAAGATTTCCCATGTCGCACCCGTTGCCATTCTGCTGTTCGGCAAGCCGGTCGGCGATGTCGTGAAAATCAATAATGTCGAGTGGGAAATCGTGTCGCTGAAGATTGTTTAG
- the betI gene encoding transcriptional regulator BetI: protein MPKIGMEPLRRRELIDAAIRTIGQRGSLDVTVAQIAHEAGVSPALAHHYFGGKDKLILATMRHLLRELGQDLNAAIGRTETPRERIAAIIAVNFSASQFAQETIAAWLTFYVHAQQSEDTRRLLRIYARRLHSNLVFALEQLTSRERASRIAEGAGAMIDGLYIRHALGADAPNAASAIALVEDYIAVQLMGEK, encoded by the coding sequence ATGCCCAAGATCGGGATGGAGCCCTTGCGGCGGCGCGAGTTGATCGATGCCGCCATTCGTACCATCGGCCAGCGTGGTTCGCTGGACGTGACCGTCGCGCAGATCGCGCATGAGGCGGGCGTTTCACCTGCGCTTGCGCATCATTATTTCGGCGGCAAGGACAAGCTCATTCTCGCCACCATGCGGCATTTGCTGCGTGAACTGGGGCAGGATCTCAACGCCGCCATCGGACGAACCGAGACGCCGCGGGAACGTATCGCGGCCATCATTGCGGTCAATTTTTCCGCATCGCAGTTCGCGCAGGAAACCATTGCCGCCTGGCTTACCTTCTATGTGCATGCGCAACAGTCGGAGGACACCCGCCGACTCTTGCGCATCTACGCGCGCCGCCTGCATTCAAACCTCGTTTTCGCACTTGAACAACTGACCTCGCGCGAGCGGGCCAGCCGCATTGCCGAGGGTGCAGGTGCCATGATCGACGGGCTCTACATTCGTCACGCACTTGGCGCCGATGCGCCCAATGCTGCCTCAGCCATTGCGTTGGTGGAAGACTACATCGCGGTTCAGCTTATGGGGGAGAAATGA
- the betA gene encoding choline dehydrogenase, whose amino-acid sequence MEADFVIIGSGSAGSAMAYRLSEDGRYSVIVIEYGVPDVGPLIQMPAALSFPMNMETYDWGFSTEPEPHIGGRSLVTPRGKVLGGSSSINGMVYVRGHARDYDHWSESGARGWAYADVLPYFKRMENSSGGQEGWRGTNGPLYIQRGKRDNPLFHAFVEAGHEAGFEVTEDYNGEKQEGFGPMEQTIHNGRRWSAANAYLKPALKRPNVKLVKGLARKIVLEGKRAVGVEIEAGRSFSTIRARREVIIAASSINSPKLLMLSGIGPAAQLKEHGIEVVADRPGVGQNLQDHLEVYIQQECTQPITLYSKLNLFSKAKIGAEWLFFKTGDGATNHFESAAFLRSKAGVEYPDIQYHFLPVAIRYDGKAAAQSHGFQAHVGPMRSKSRGSVTLRSANPREKPVIKFNYMSHEDDWADFRHCVRLTREIFGQAAFNPYRGAEIQPGAHVQSDDEIDNFIKEHVESAFHPCGTCKMGAVDDPMAVVDAECRVIGVEGLRVADSSIFPRITNGNLNGPSIMVGEKASDHILGRTPLARSDQEPWINPRWQVSDR is encoded by the coding sequence ATGGAAGCGGATTTCGTCATCATCGGCTCCGGATCTGCCGGATCCGCCATGGCCTATCGCCTGTCTGAAGACGGTCGCTATTCGGTGATCGTCATCGAATATGGCGTGCCCGATGTCGGTCCGTTGATCCAAATGCCAGCCGCCCTTTCTTTCCCCATGAATATGGAAACCTATGACTGGGGTTTTTCGACCGAACCGGAGCCGCATATTGGCGGGCGCAGCCTTGTAACGCCGCGGGGCAAGGTGCTTGGTGGTTCATCTTCAATCAACGGCATGGTCTATGTGCGCGGCCATGCACGCGACTACGACCACTGGTCGGAAAGCGGTGCGCGCGGCTGGGCCTATGCAGATGTACTGCCCTATTTCAAGCGGATGGAAAATTCGAGCGGTGGCCAGGAAGGCTGGCGCGGCACCAATGGCCCGCTTTATATCCAGCGCGGCAAACGCGACAATCCCCTGTTCCATGCCTTTGTAGAGGCTGGCCACGAAGCGGGCTTTGAAGTCACCGAAGACTATAATGGCGAGAAGCAGGAAGGCTTCGGCCCGATGGAGCAGACGATCCACAACGGTCGTCGCTGGTCTGCCGCCAACGCCTATCTGAAACCCGCCCTCAAGCGCCCGAATGTCAAGCTGGTCAAGGGCCTTGCACGCAAGATCGTGCTGGAAGGCAAGCGCGCGGTTGGCGTTGAGATCGAGGCGGGCCGCAGCTTCTCGACCATCCGTGCGCGGCGTGAAGTCATCATTGCCGCCTCGTCGATCAATTCGCCGAAGCTCCTGATGCTCTCTGGCATTGGCCCTGCCGCACAACTGAAAGAACACGGAATTGAAGTGGTCGCCGATCGCCCCGGCGTCGGCCAGAACCTGCAGGACCATCTGGAAGTCTATATCCAGCAGGAATGCACGCAGCCAATCACGCTCTACTCCAAACTGAACCTGTTCTCGAAAGCGAAGATCGGCGCGGAATGGCTGTTCTTCAAGACCGGCGACGGTGCCACCAACCATTTCGAATCCGCAGCATTCCTGCGCTCGAAAGCTGGCGTGGAATATCCAGATATCCAGTATCACTTCCTTCCTGTAGCTATACGCTATGACGGCAAGGCGGCAGCGCAGTCGCACGGCTTTCAGGCCCATGTCGGCCCGATGCGGTCGAAATCACGTGGCAGCGTGACGCTTCGCTCGGCCAATCCACGTGAAAAGCCTGTCATCAAGTTCAATTATATGTCGCATGAAGACGACTGGGCCGACTTCCGCCATTGCGTACGGCTGACCCGCGAAATCTTCGGACAGGCCGCGTTCAATCCTTATCGGGGAGCAGAAATCCAGCCGGGCGCACATGTTCAGAGCGACGATGAAATCGATAATTTCATCAAGGAACACGTCGAAAGCGCATTCCATCCATGCGGCACGTGCAAAATGGGTGCGGTTGACGATCCAATGGCAGTGGTCGATGCTGAATGCCGGGTGATCGGTGTCGAAGGCTTGCGCGTTGCGGATTCATCCATCTTCCCGCGCATCACCAACGGCAATCTCAACGGCCCGTCGATCATGGTCGGCGAAAAGGCCTCCGATCATATTCTCGGTCGTACGCCGCTCGCGCGCTCCGATCAGGAGCCATGGATCAATCCGCGGTGGCAAGTATCTGATCGTTAG
- the betB gene encoding betaine-aldehyde dehydrogenase, whose product MKAQPKASHFIGGAFVEDKTGKPSPVIYPATGEEIARLYSATPDVIEAAYAAALKAQGEWAALKPVERGRILRRTADILREKNKKLSKLETLDTGKALQETLVADAASAADALEFFGGIISGFNGEFVELGGSFAYTRREALGICVGIGAWNYPIQIAAWKSAPALAMGNAFIFKPSENTPLSALALAEAYKEAGLPDGLFNVVQGFGDVGAALVNHRLTAKVSLTGSVPTGKRIMAQAGEHLKHVTMELGGKSPIIVFDDADIESAIGGAMLGNFYSTGQVCSNGTRVFVHKNLRERFVERLVERTRKIRIGDPLDEATQMGPLVNRAQRDKVLSYIEKGKAEGATLACGGGVPKLQGFDKGYFIEPTIFTDVTDDMTIAREEIFGPVMSVLEFSDEDEVIARANDTEFGLAAGVFTADIARGHRVIGQIKAGTCWINAYNLTPVEVPFGGYKQSGIGRENGIAALAHYSQIKTVYVEMGKVDSPY is encoded by the coding sequence ATGAAAGCACAACCCAAAGCCTCGCATTTCATCGGCGGCGCATTCGTTGAAGACAAGACAGGCAAGCCTTCGCCGGTCATCTATCCGGCAACCGGCGAGGAAATTGCCAGGCTCTATTCGGCAACGCCGGATGTGATCGAAGCGGCTTATGCGGCAGCGCTAAAAGCCCAGGGCGAATGGGCAGCGCTGAAACCTGTCGAGCGCGGACGCATCCTGCGCCGCACGGCAGACATACTGCGTGAGAAGAACAAGAAGCTGTCGAAGCTCGAAACGCTCGATACCGGCAAGGCGCTTCAGGAAACTCTGGTGGCGGATGCCGCTTCGGCAGCCGATGCGCTGGAGTTTTTCGGGGGTATCATTTCCGGCTTCAACGGCGAGTTCGTGGAACTTGGCGGCTCGTTCGCCTATACGCGCCGCGAAGCGCTGGGCATCTGCGTCGGTATCGGCGCATGGAACTATCCGATCCAGATCGCCGCGTGGAAATCGGCGCCTGCACTCGCCATGGGCAATGCCTTCATCTTCAAGCCGTCCGAAAATACGCCGCTTTCAGCGCTCGCATTGGCTGAAGCCTATAAGGAAGCCGGCCTCCCTGACGGCTTGTTCAATGTCGTGCAGGGTTTCGGCGATGTCGGCGCGGCACTCGTCAATCATCGCCTCACGGCCAAGGTTTCGCTGACCGGCTCGGTGCCGACCGGCAAGCGTATCATGGCGCAGGCTGGCGAACATCTGAAGCATGTCACCATGGAACTTGGCGGCAAGTCCCCGATCATCGTGTTCGACGACGCTGATATTGAAAGCGCCATTGGCGGCGCGATGCTGGGTAATTTCTATTCGACCGGGCAGGTCTGTTCAAACGGCACCCGCGTCTTTGTTCATAAGAACCTGCGCGAGCGCTTTGTCGAACGGCTGGTCGAACGCACGCGCAAAATTCGCATCGGCGACCCGCTCGATGAAGCCACCCAGATGGGGCCGCTCGTCAATAGAGCCCAGCGTGACAAGGTGCTGTCCTATATCGAAAAAGGCAAGGCAGAAGGCGCAACGCTTGCCTGCGGCGGTGGCGTGCCAAAGCTGCAAGGCTTCGATAAAGGCTATTTCATCGAGCCGACCATCTTTACGGATGTAACCGACGACATGACCATCGCTCGCGAGGAAATCTTCGGGCCGGTGATGAGCGTCCTGGAATTTTCCGACGAGGATGAAGTGATTGCGCGCGCCAACGATACCGAATTCGGTCTGGCGGCAGGCGTGTTCACCGCCGATATCGCACGCGGCCATCGCGTAATTGGCCAGATCAAGGCCGGCACATGCTGGATCAATGCCTATAATCTGACACCGGTGGAAGTGCCCTTCGGCGGTTACAAACAATCCGGCATTGGACGCGAGAACGGCATTGCCGCCCTCGCTCATTACAGCCAGATCAAGACCGTCTATGTCGAGATGGGTAAAGTCGACAGCCCTTACTGA
- a CDS encoding IS3 family transposase (programmed frameshift), translated as MKTSRFSEPQILAILRQAEGGVPVPELCREHGMSTASFYKWRSKYGGMDASMISQMKALEDENRRLKKMYAEMSMQAELLKEALGKKLTRPSQRREMAGKAVALRGVSVALACRTFEVSETCYRYSARLNDENGQIADLLIGLTRAKKTWGFGLCFLYLRNVRGHHWNHKRVYRIYRELELNLRIKPRKRLKRDKPDALTVPDAPNMVWSMDFMADRLEDGRQFRLLNVLDDFNREGLGIEVDFSLPAERVIRSLNQIIEWRGKPFAIRVDNGPEYVSGKLMEWAANQGIALSHIQPGKPQQNAYVERYNRTVRNEWLDQYIIESIEEAQEFATQWLWTYNNERPNMGIGGVTPAQKLKMAA; from the exons ATGAAGACGAGCAGATTCAGCGAACCACAAATCCTTGCCATCCTTCGCCAGGCGGAAGGCGGCGTTCCTGTACCCGAGTTATGCCGGGAACATGGAATGAGCACTGCGTCATTCTACAAATGGCGATCCAAATACGGTGGCATGGATGCCTCGATGATCAGTCAGATGAAGGCTCTGGAAGACGAAAACCGTCGCCTGAAGAAGATGTATGCGGAGATGAGCATGCAGGCGGAACTGCTTAAAGAGGCTCTTGGAAAAAAGT TGACACGGCCATCTCAACGCCGGGAGATGGCCGGGAAAGCAGTGGCGTTGCGAGGGGTGAGCGTTGCGCTTGCCTGCCGCACCTTCGAGGTCAGCGAGACATGCTATCGTTACAGCGCCAGGCTGAACGACGAGAACGGGCAGATTGCCGATCTCCTGATCGGACTGACGCGGGCAAAGAAGACCTGGGGCTTCGGTCTGTGTTTCCTTTATCTGCGCAATGTCCGGGGGCATCACTGGAACCATAAACGCGTTTACCGCATCTATCGTGAGCTTGAATTGAACCTCAGGATCAAGCCGCGCAAGCGGTTGAAGCGGGACAAGCCCGATGCTCTGACCGTGCCAGATGCGCCGAACATGGTCTGGTCCATGGATTTCATGGCCGACCGGCTGGAGGATGGAAGGCAATTCCGGCTGCTGAACGTCCTGGACGACTTCAACCGCGAAGGTCTGGGCATTGAGGTAGACTTCTCGCTGCCTGCCGAACGCGTCATCCGCAGCCTCAACCAGATCATCGAATGGCGCGGCAAACCATTCGCAATTCGTGTTGATAATGGGCCGGAATACGTCAGTGGCAAACTGATGGAATGGGCTGCCAACCAAGGCATCGCCTTGAGCCATATCCAACCCGGCAAGCCACAACAGAATGCGTATGTTGAGCGCTACAATCGCACCGTTCGGAATGAATGGCTCGACCAATATATCATCGAAAGCATTGAGGAGGCGCAGGAATTTGCCACGCAGTGGCTATGGACCTACAACAACGAACGTCCCAATATGGGCATCGGCGGCGTAACGCCCGCACAGAAACTGAAAATGGCCGCGTGA